AAGCTGGCCTACAAAATAGCGAGAGTTTTCAATGCAAAAATTGAGGACATCTTTATTTTTGATGAGGAGGAGCTATGGGAAAAAAGGTAAAGTTATAGGGTGTTCCTTCAACCCCTAACCCAATCTCCTTCCATTTACCTCTGTAAAGCGAACAACGAGCTCTTCCACCTTCCCCTTCAACAGGACAAAACTACACAACCCTAAATCAAAAACAAAACCACCAAAATTCGAAAAATTAATCAATCTAACCGAATCATCCTTTTTCAGGTGATTCAAGTGAAACTACCAGTAATTCCTGCCAGAGGAGACGAGAAATGGGAGCTCCTATCTCAAATCGTAAGCAAGCTTGAATCAAGAGAAGCAAAGAAATCGCTGGCGAGAAATGGAATATCTCCAGTCAATAAAGCCGTAGAGTACCTCAAAGTAATGGCTATGTTCTTCGAACTGGAGATTTCCTATGCTGTAAGCGAATTGAATAAGCGGTCAGAACTGAGAAAGTTCTTGAGGCTAGGAGAGGAAATAAAACTGAGATCTATCTACAGCTTCATGTCGAAATTTGAGGCTGAGCAGTTTATAAGCTTAGTTTTCTCCATCCTAAACGTTAACGCAAAGAGAAGTAGAAAGAAATCATCAATTTTAATATTGGATTGGACAGATATATCACTCGACCTAAATCCCTTCAGGAGGAGAGAATTGAGTAATAAGCCATACAAATGGGGTTATTCAACCAAGGGATTCTTTCTCGGCATGAAGATGATGATTTTAATCGACTACAATACTTTAACGCCTCTTTTCTTCCACATTTACCCTGCTAACACTCACGAGAGCAGAATCTATCCGGTAATTCTGGAA
The nucleotide sequence above comes from Archaeoglobus fulgidus DSM 4304. Encoded proteins:
- a CDS encoding IS5-like element ISA1218 family transposase, whose protein sequence is MIQVKLPVIPARGDEKWELLSQIVSKLESREAKKSLARNGISPVNKAVEYLKVMAMFFELEISYAVSELNKRSELRKFLRLGEEIKLRSIYSFMSKFEAEQFISLVFSILNVNAKRSRKKSSILILDWTDISLDLNPFRRRELSNKPYKWGYSTKGFFLGMKMMILIDYNTLTPLFFHIYPANTHESRIYPVILEMLKRRKLIRFGDSIIMDRGFYAYKNYLIGLRYGIIPLIIPRKNFREERLKGMVSYPLSIFASKNVEKEKKRYRKLVRKLFEGLKQNLKTLRSIIEDVIKLGKEAFSLRDLHCYTVDSVRKKCALSVLLVGMTVKLGFREKKVIQRLSEW